From the genome of Fusarium oxysporum f. sp. lycopersici 4287 chromosome 3, whole genome shotgun sequence, one region includes:
- a CDS encoding salicylate hydroxylase, with translation MSTQSGWRALDVAVIGGGIGGQAVATSLRRHGHKVTIYERADFAGEVGASISCAANGTRWLEEWKVNIEIGDPVILKKLISRDWKTGEPISVYDLKDYKERWGYVYYMFHRQYMHRMLMDSALGEGEGTPAQLIVNHRATHVDVETGEVTFANGKMVKHDVVIGADGIGSTLRSVFGIKPDRKPATCTCLHTNVDTAKAVELGLVDYSQNSALEYWGGYDTHFKIVLSPCNGGKLLSYYCFFPRDAGDLKAQTWDQEATLDELLGSYPDLDRSVFKHLEIGYEIRPWRLWLHEPYDHWTKGISCIMGDAAHPMMPDQSQGACQAIEDAAAIGLVFSKEHFKGDIRESLRVFEEVRRPRATKVQAASARARENINERIGFSSNTDTKVYNVANEDGKLTIDEMNLYNMRNHVIEVFNKRRLKQEIKSGSPK, from the exons ATGTCGACTCAAAGTGGGTGGCGTGCACTTGACGTGGCTGTTATCGGAGGGGGCATCGGAGGTCAAGCAGTTGCTACCTCTCTTCGACGCCATGGCCACAAGGTCACCATTTACGAGCGCGCTGATTTCGCCGGCGAAGTGGGAGCTTCTATCTCATGTGCTGCGAATGGTACTCGCTGGCTTGAAGAGTGGAAGGTCAACATTGAAATTGGTGATCCGGTTATTCTCAAGAAATTGATCAGTCGTGATTGGAAGACTGGTGAGCCCATTAGTGTCTACGACCTCAAGGACTATAAAGAACGATGGGGCTAT GTCTACTACATGTTTCATCGACAGTATATGCATCGCATGTTGATGGATAGTGCCCTTGGTGAAGGCGAGGGCACCCCTGCCCAACTCATTGTAAACCACCGA GCTACTCATGTAGATGTGGAGACTGGAGAAGTTACCTTTGCCAACGGCAAAATGGTAAAGCACGATGTAGTCATTGGAGCCGATGGCATTGGATCCACCCTCCGAAGTGTTTTCGGCATTAAGCCCGATCGCAAACCGGCTACTTGCACATGTCTCCATACCAATGTTGACACAGCCAAAGCCGTGGAGCTTGGCTTAGTCGACTACTCTCAGAACAGCGCTCTGGAGTATTGGGGAGGTTACGACACTCACTTTAAGATTGTTCTGTCTCCTTGCAATGGAGGCAAGCTCCTGTCTTACTATTGCTTCTTCCCGCGCGACGCGGGCGATTTAAAGGCACAGACCTGGGATCAAGAGGCCACTCTAGATGAGCTTCTCGGCTCATACCCCGATTTGGACCGGTCGGTTTTCAAGCATCTTGAGATTGGGTATGAGATCCGCCCCTGGCGACTGTGGCTCCATGAGCCCTATGATCACTGGACGAAGGGTATTTCCTGCATTATGGGGGATGCTGCTCATCCG atgATGCCGGATCAAAGTCAGGGCGCGTGCCAGGCCATCGAAGACGCAGCCGCAATTGGTCTTGTTTTCAGCAAAGAGCACTTTAAAGGCGACATCCGTGAATCTCTTAGAGTATTCGAGGAGGTTCGCAGGCCCAGGGCTACCAAGGTCCAGGCTGCATCGGCAAGAGCCCGAGAGAACATCAACGAGCGAATTG GCTTTTCTAGTAACACAGACACCAAGGTCTATAATGTTGCAAATGAGGATGGTAAACTAACTATCGACGAGATGAATTT GTATAATATGCGGAACCATGTGATAGAAGTTTTTAATAAGAGAAGGCTGAAGCAAGAGATTAAATCTGGATCGCCAAAGTAG